In Triticum urartu cultivar G1812 chromosome 6, Tu2.1, whole genome shotgun sequence, the following proteins share a genomic window:
- the LOC125515331 gene encoding protein GLUTAMINE DUMPER 2-like has product MRNVAVDAQMNGGGASSSPMIPPPFWSTPTPYLFIGFAVVMSLIAVALAVLLCSRRREGDREDEEAVPAGMMSVRVLTPLDREVPKVVVVMAGDDRPSFLASATPLAFAEAAKVQRPYCQCGAKDVAAPV; this is encoded by the coding sequence ATGAGGAATGTGGCAGTTGACGCGCAAATGAACGGCGGCGGCGCCTCTTCGTCGCCCATGATCCCGCCGCCGTTCTGGTCGACGCCGACGCCGTACCTCTTCATCGGCTTCGCGGTGGTGATGAGCCTCATCGCGGTGGCGCTGGCCGTGCTCCTCTGCTCCCGCCGCAGGGAGGGAGACCGCGAGGACGAGGAGGCGGTCCCGGCCGGGATGATGTCCGTGCGCGTGCTGACGCCTCTGGACAGGGAGGTGCCCaaggtggtggtggtgatggCTGGCGACGACAGGCCGTCCTTCCTCGCCAGCGCCACGCCGCTCGCCTTCGCCGAGGCGGCTAAGGTGCAGCGCCCGTACTGCCAGTGCGGCGCCAAGGACGTCGCCGCCCCCGTATAG